One Setaria viridis chromosome 7, Setaria_viridis_v4.0, whole genome shotgun sequence genomic region harbors:
- the LOC117863111 gene encoding coleoptile phototropism protein 1 gives MAGMEIWEAMERENHVAERGLVPIVNGVDVQVQHEHGRAKMDMEGFVRRGQSCRYASSDIPSDLLVKVGGVNFHLHKHPMISRSARLARLVDEASALHGPIAATVVELPDLPGGHGAFELAAKFCYGVLVDITAANVAVLRCAAEYLEMTEELEEGNLAFRAEAFLSYVVASSWQDSVAVLRSCEGLSPWAEDLQLVRRCSESVAAKACTNPRAMRWAYAAGRMSPAKTTARAGASSGDTGQQPAPPPDWWVDDVCVLRIDHFVRVITAVQAKGMRGDLVGAAITRYSFKWLNIKESPASHGHGHGALEIVIAGEGDTQTTPETDSEQRMVVESLISIIPAQKDSVSCSFLLRLLRLAVTLKAAPALVTEVEKRVGMQLDQAALSDILIPSSSYPYGRLRSDAAYDVDLVQRLVEQFVVQEQSSSSTPSRGKEENTRSQRVASLIDSYLSEVSRDRHLPLGKFQALAESVPEPARGCHDGLYRAVDSYLKAHPAATEHERKRLCRAVDCGKLSREVRAHAAENERLPLRVAVRVLLAEQAKMAASIGRAGRKEDDVAALRMEVEIVNARYMELQREVELLQRQVERMLPPPSAVGKQQSVSGWASGWKKLGRLGRIQVEQPVVTVAPGETGSREPRRRRNSAS, from the exons ATGGCAGGAATGGAGATCTGGGAAGCCATGGAGAGGGAAAACCACGTCGCAGAGCGCGGCCTCGTCCCCATCGTCAACGGCGTCgacgtgcaggtgcagcacgAGCACGGACGCGCTAAGATGGACATGGAAGGCTTCGTGCGCAGGGGCCAATCATG CCGGTATGCTAGCAGTGACATCCCGAGCGATCTGCTCGTCAAGGTGGGAGGCGTCAACTTCCACCTCCACAAGCACCCCATGATCTCCCGGAGCGCCCGCCTGGCCCGGCTCGTCGACGAGGCGTCGGCGCTGCACGGTCCCATCGCCGCCACCGTGGTCGAGCTCCCCGATCTTCCAGGCGGGCACGGCGCGTTCGAGCTAGCCGCTAAGTTCTGCTACGGCGTGCTGGTCGACATCACGGCTGCCAACGTCGCCGTCCTGCGCTGCGCAGCCGAGTACCTGGAGATGACggaggagttggaggagggCAACCTCGCCTTCCGCGCGGAGGCTTTCCTAAGCTACGTCGTGGCGTCGTCGTGGCAGGACTCGGTCGCCGTGCTCCGGAGCTGCGAGGGCCTCTCGCCGTGGGCCGAGGATCTGCAGCTCGTTCGCCGATGCAGTGAGTCCGTCGCCGCCAAGGCGTGCACCAACCCGCGGGCCATGCGGTGGGCCTACGCCGCTGGCAGGATGTCGCCGGCGAAGACGACGGCGAGGGCCGGCGCGTCCAGCGGCGACACCGGCCagcagcccgcgccgccgccggactgGTGGGTGGACGACGTCTGCGTGCTTAGGATCGATCACTTCGTGCGCGTCATCACCGCCGTCCAGGCTAAAGGCATGCGCGGcgacctcgtcggcgccgccatcACGCGATACTCCTTCAAATGGCTCAACATCAAGGAGAGCCCCGCGTCGCATGGGCACGGCCACGGCGCGCTCGAAATTGTCATCGCCGGGGAGGGCGACACGCAGACGACGCCGGAGACGGACAGCGAGCAGAGGATGGTGGTGGAGAGCCTGATCAGCATCATCCCCGCGCAGAAGGACTCCGTGTCGTGCAGCTTCCTCCTCCGGCTGCTCCGCCTGGCCGTCACGCtcaaggcggcgccggcgctggtgaCGGAGGTGGAGAAGCGCGTGGGCATGCAGCTCGACCAGGCGGCGCTGTCCGACATCCTGATCCCGTCGTCGTCGTATCCCTacggccgcctccgctccgacGCCGCGTACGACGTCGACCTCGTGCAGCGGCTCGTCGAGCAGTTCGTGGTGCAGGAgcagtcgtcgtcgtccaccccAAGCCGCGGCAAGGAGGAGAACACGAGGTCGCAGCGCGTGGCGAGCCTGATCGACAGCTACCTCTCCGAGGTGTCCCGTGACCGGCACCTCCCCCTGGGTAAGTTCCAGGCCCTGGCGGAGTCGGTGCCGGAGCCGGCACGCGGCTGCCACGACGGGCTCTACCGCGCCGTGGACTCGTACCTGAAGGCGCACCCGGCGGCAACGGAACACGAGCGGAAGCGGCTGTGCCGGGCGGTGGACTGCGGGAAGCTGTCGCGGGAGGTGCGCGCGCACGCGGCGGAAAATGAGCGGCTGCCGCTGCGCGTCGCCGTGCGGGTGCTGCTGGCGGAGCAGGCCAAGATGGCCGCCTCGATCGGCAGGGCGGGGAGGAAGGAGGACGACGTCGCCGCGCTGAGGATGGAGGTGGAGATCGTTAACGCCAGGTACATGGAGCTGCAGCGGGAGGTGGAGCTACTGCAGAGACAGGTGGAACgcatgctgccgccgccgtccgccgtgGGGAAGCAACAGAGCGTGTCGGGGTGGGCAAGCGGGTGGAAGAAGCTCGGGAGATTGGGTAGGATTCAGGTGGAGCAGCCGGTAGTTACAGTGGCGCCCGGCGAGACGGGGAGCAGGGAGCCTCGGCGGAGGAGGAACTCCGCCTCGTGA